The DNA region ATGATGTTGACTTTGAATATACTAAAAGTATTCAAATTTTTCTTGATATGACAGATGGTGATGCAAATATGAGTACACAAAGTCAGGTGAAATTCAGGAATTTTGAAAAATAGCGTAATATTATTATGAGATAAAAAAACAGACCAATGCTGAAGTAGGTCTGTTTTTTTTGACACTCAGCATGTTTATTGATATAATAATGCATGCGTTATATTAACACCTAAATATTGAAAGTACGGTGAAAAAAATGAAGATATTATATCCGGATGAATATTTGGATCAAGTGTATGATATAGATTTTGATAGTCTGTATGAACAAGGGTATCGTGCTGTATTGTTTGATGTCGACAATACGCTTGTACCATTCGATCAATTCGATGCTCATGATGAACTCATACGACTTATGGAAGTGCTTCAAACCAAGGGTTATAAAGTGGCTCTTGTGTCGAATAATTCAAAGGATAGGGTTGATACCCTTAATCAAGGCTTGAAGATACCGGTCATGGCAAACGCTATGAAGCCCTTTACTTATAAGTTGAAGCGCATACTAAAGACGATTGA from Petrocella atlantisensis includes:
- a CDS encoding YqeG family HAD IIIA-type phosphatase is translated as MESTVKKMKILYPDEYLDQVYDIDFDSLYEQGYRAVLFDVDNTLVPFDQFDAHDELIRLMEVLQTKGYKVALVSNNSKDRVDTLNQGLKIPVMANAMKPFTYKLKRILKTIEVEPQKAIFVGDQIFTDVWVGNRLGLYTILVKPIQEREQMVTYVKRRTEKLLLNRYLRKKGVR